A window of Paenibacillus sp. 19GGS1-52 contains these coding sequences:
- a CDS encoding TnsA endonuclease N-terminal domain-containing protein, translated as MEWRYQANWKVEDGLYEPKRKVNNRNSHNHPHIIGSFYSPKLERSVNYESLGERLFYYYLELDREVIRYYEQPVKVTVENEDGKKWSHVPDVLFFKHGSVPVLCQIKESEEEANKDAKLQLINRYCEEYAQLQGWLYEVIYPKKLPDVYTRNLRHLKRFLRQRKYYLEWEERIAQRLIYLESCQIRRLAEMFKDNIDPLALIPLINHLIAIGVFNVDFSEVINSNSVVMFNQGNYISPISF; from the coding sequence TTGGAGTGGCGTTATCAAGCAAATTGGAAAGTGGAAGATGGGTTGTATGAGCCCAAGAGGAAGGTGAATAATCGTAACAGTCATAACCATCCACATATTATTGGTAGTTTTTATAGCCCCAAATTGGAGCGGTCTGTCAATTACGAATCCCTAGGTGAACGGTTATTTTATTACTACTTAGAATTAGATAGAGAGGTAATCCGGTATTATGAGCAGCCAGTAAAAGTTACTGTGGAAAATGAAGATGGGAAAAAGTGGTCTCATGTTCCTGATGTATTATTCTTTAAGCATGGATCTGTCCCAGTACTCTGTCAAATAAAAGAAAGTGAAGAAGAGGCTAACAAGGATGCTAAATTGCAATTAATCAATCGTTATTGTGAGGAATACGCCCAATTGCAAGGCTGGTTGTATGAGGTCATTTACCCAAAAAAATTACCAGATGTTTATACTCGGAATCTGAGACATCTAAAAAGGTTTTTACGTCAACGGAAGTATTACTTAGAGTGGGAAGAGAGAATAGCACAAAGGTTGATTTATTTGGAGAGCTGTCAAATTAGGAGGTTGGCAGAAATGTTCAAGGATAATATAGATCCGTTAGCATTGATTCCTTTAATTAATCACCTGATTGCAATTGGAGTTTTTAACGTTGACTTCAGCGAAGTTATTAACTCAAATTCGGTAGTGATGTTTAATCAAGGAAATTATATTTCGCCAATCAGTTTCTAA
- a CDS encoding helix-turn-helix transcriptional regulator — protein sequence MRIGVRIKQLRKSHSMSQATFASHIDISQGTLSEIERDKFYPSVETVVSISKVFGVKTDWLLRGDNVSGDLGMLEPYGEQFTQKIYNLIRDAILKISEEIKEDVNTAGLSSTLISDIWSSMYNTSLTLEEIDLLNEYRLLLPKDKKEIQAIIALKHTMHEYT from the coding sequence GTGAGGATTGGGGTAAGGATAAAGCAACTTAGAAAATCTCACTCAATGAGCCAAGCTACCTTTGCTTCCCATATAGACATATCACAAGGTACGTTGAGTGAAATAGAACGAGATAAGTTCTACCCTTCAGTGGAAACTGTGGTTTCGATTAGTAAAGTATTTGGAGTTAAAACCGATTGGTTATTACGCGGAGATAATGTTTCTGGAGATTTAGGGATGCTAGAACCCTACGGAGAACAATTCACTCAAAAAATATACAATTTAATTAGAGACGCTATACTTAAAATTTCAGAAGAGATAAAAGAAGATGTTAACACTGCAGGCCTATCTTCTACATTGATTAGTGATATCTGGTCCTCAATGTACAACACTTCGTTAACACTTGAAGAAATTGATTTACTAAATGAGTATCGTTTGTTATTACCAAAAGACAAGAAAGAAATCCAAGCAATTATAGCCCTTAAGCATACTATGCACGAATATACGTAG
- a CDS encoding S16 family serine protease: MFDFIHDYLSIIFLVLATFSLILFLITTSKAIVLIKKLSDLKRFFIPLCLFFSTVILVFVFYIQAYSYREIVLSGGAFSDSIFINSKYSNNRNNHFHSLYTNNSSSSLGLEKGLYRSFEEKNALKKIFEKTFTFEDGSTPSLEFDTSYAYMNFYSLATKKNQEINEEGLILRKKMMLESQNIAVKVAGKVLNKKLPIDVLKSLEGYSGNSAGLMMTLELLQQFGAQDLVGNNKICGTGTITAEGDVGEIGGLKMKLIMADEKGFQYCLVPFKNYKDAKKILKNHQLNLQLVPIENIEEALSFLEKLNNL; the protein is encoded by the coding sequence ATGTTTGATTTTATTCATGATTATCTATCAATTATTTTTCTCGTATTAGCAACCTTCTCTTTAATCTTGTTTTTAATCACAACATCAAAAGCAATTGTTCTCATAAAAAAGCTCTCTGATCTTAAAAGATTTTTCATTCCCCTTTGCCTCTTTTTCAGTACTGTTATCCTTGTATTTGTTTTTTATATACAAGCTTATTCGTACCGAGAAATTGTACTATCTGGTGGTGCATTTTCAGATTCGATTTTTATTAATTCAAAATACTCAAATAATAGGAACAATCATTTTCACTCACTTTATACTAACAATAGTTCAAGTAGCCTTGGTTTAGAGAAGGGACTTTACAGAAGTTTTGAAGAAAAAAACGCTCTTAAAAAGATTTTTGAAAAAACCTTTACATTTGAGGATGGCAGCACTCCATCTTTGGAATTTGATACTTCTTATGCGTATATGAATTTCTATTCCCTCGCAACCAAGAAGAACCAAGAGATCAATGAGGAAGGCCTTATTTTGAGAAAAAAAATGATGTTAGAATCTCAAAATATAGCTGTGAAAGTGGCGGGTAAAGTACTTAATAAAAAACTGCCTATTGATGTACTCAAGAGTTTAGAAGGTTATAGCGGAAACTCAGCAGGTCTTATGATGACATTAGAGTTGCTTCAACAGTTTGGTGCTCAAGATCTCGTTGGTAATAATAAAATCTGTGGAACAGGTACAATTACAGCTGAAGGGGATGTAGGAGAAATCGGAGGACTGAAAATGAAACTTATTATGGCAGACGAAAAAGGCTTTCAATACTGTTTAGTGCCTTTTAAAAATTATAAAGACGCAAAGAAAATTTTGAAGAATCATCAATTGAATCTTCAACTGGTACCAATCGAGAATATTGAAGAAGCACTTAGTTTCTTAGAAAAGTTAAATAACTTATAA
- a CDS encoding DUF6527 family protein, whose amino-acid sequence MNLVKAFFHFIFKIFKTKSVEIKHVQRLSAFDTVLIKPSIEASNDLLKYGTILIVKDGSIQKWARFICPCGCGQKQVISLQISHSPHWSLNTIGETVTLHPSVHVNGADGCGAHFFIRKNQIEWV is encoded by the coding sequence ATGAATCTGGTAAAGGCATTCTTTCATTTTATTTTCAAGATATTTAAAACTAAGTCTGTTGAAATTAAGCATGTCCAGCGTCTGTCAGCGTTTGATACTGTGCTGATTAAGCCATCTATAGAAGCTTCTAACGATCTTTTGAAATATGGCACTATACTAATTGTTAAAGATGGTTCTATCCAGAAATGGGCTCGTTTTATATGTCCCTGCGGGTGTGGGCAAAAACAAGTGATTTCACTACAAATTAGCCATTCTCCTCACTGGTCATTAAATACGATTGGAGAAACTGTCACTTTGCATCCATCTGTACATGTGAATGGTGCAGATGGATGCGGAGCTCACTTCTTTATTCGAAAAAATCAGATTGAGTGGGTATAG
- a CDS encoding ThiF family adenylyltransferase, with amino-acid sequence MRYTLTFSEREYTQLCRHLFTDDSVEQAAIVFCKKSITVAETRLLVKEIRPIQSNEVLEQSPLNIRVPVLVYSHAFQKAAKEEYCFFWVHSHPGGYLEYSEEDDREEPELFRPANIRVPGQVHGSLLLNSPDGITGRVWLQNEVRDVYSLPLDMIRIIGPQYKFFFPTGRSDLDLSAFDRNVRAFGKDMQHLLKSLHVGVVGASGTGSPMIEQLSRLGIGTISIYDDDTLSETNLTRIHGAARNQIGQFKVDIMGNMIEGIGLRTNVLHYNARITDIEIAKTLRDCDIIFGCTDDQLGRSILSDISLRYYIPLFDMGVRIDSQNEVLNDILGRLTIVQPGSACLFCLGIVNPHQMMMESKTKEERDNLVREGYAAELAEADPAVIAYTTAIASLATAELINKLTGLSRESDRTGLIYDFGNHQVHLSSTSRKKTCKCGQVDVLGSGDMPMFLDLVWP; translated from the coding sequence ATGAGATATACTCTGACTTTTTCAGAAAGAGAATACACACAATTATGCAGACATCTGTTTACTGACGATTCTGTTGAACAAGCAGCTATTGTTTTTTGCAAAAAATCAATAACTGTAGCTGAAACACGACTCTTAGTAAAGGAAATTCGGCCAATACAATCTAATGAAGTATTAGAGCAATCACCACTAAATATCCGAGTACCTGTACTAGTTTATTCACATGCCTTTCAAAAGGCTGCTAAAGAGGAATATTGTTTTTTCTGGGTACATTCGCACCCTGGAGGATATCTTGAATATTCAGAAGAAGACGATAGGGAGGAACCTGAGCTTTTTAGACCAGCTAATATAAGGGTTCCAGGGCAAGTCCATGGCAGTCTCCTTTTGAATTCTCCTGACGGCATTACAGGCCGTGTATGGTTGCAAAATGAGGTAAGAGACGTTTATTCATTGCCCTTGGATATGATCAGAATCATTGGCCCCCAGTACAAATTTTTCTTTCCTACTGGTCGTTCAGATCTTGATTTATCCGCATTTGATCGAAATGTCAGAGCCTTCGGGAAAGATATGCAACATTTGCTGAAAAGTTTACACGTTGGAGTCGTAGGTGCAAGTGGAACTGGATCGCCAATGATAGAACAATTATCCCGACTGGGTATAGGAACGATCAGTATTTATGATGATGACACCTTATCAGAAACAAATCTGACGAGAATACACGGAGCTGCGCGTAATCAAATCGGTCAATTTAAGGTTGACATTATGGGGAATATGATAGAGGGAATTGGTCTAAGAACCAACGTACTACATTATAACGCTCGAATTACAGACATAGAAATTGCAAAAACGTTGCGTGACTGCGATATTATTTTTGGATGCACAGATGACCAGTTGGGAAGATCAATTCTCTCTGATATCTCACTCAGATACTATATCCCTCTCTTTGACATGGGAGTTCGTATTGATTCTCAAAATGAAGTGTTGAATGATATATTGGGGCGATTAACAATCGTTCAACCAGGGAGTGCATGTTTATTCTGTTTAGGAATTGTAAATCCCCACCAAATGATGATGGAGTCAAAAACCAAGGAAGAACGAGATAATCTTGTTCGTGAAGGATATGCGGCGGAACTGGCAGAAGCCGACCCAGCAGTAATTGCATATACCACTGCTATTGCTTCTTTAGCAACCGCTGAGCTTATAAATAAACTAACTGGTCTTTCTCGCGAATCAGATCGAACAGGGTTAATCTATGATTTCGGAAATCATCAAGTCCATCTTTCTTCTACATCCAGAAAGAAAACGTGCAAATGTGGGCAAGTCGATGTTCTAGGTAGTGGTGATATGCCCATGTTTCTTGATTTGGTTTGGCCCTGA